The following proteins are co-located in the Paralichthys olivaceus isolate ysfri-2021 chromosome 2, ASM2471397v2, whole genome shotgun sequence genome:
- the LOC109638484 gene encoding somatomedin-B and thrombospondin type-1 domain-containing protein — MPGSGLRSSGSVTLLCLGVFVFHAAPGRADCRAAGLCCSGRDPSCTSEGWRSDRSYGPCYCDQACVSTRDCCHDYEAACPAVSCVVSEWTEWSGCAEPCRATVRRRSRVIVQEPLNAGKPCPHLEEHAGCAEYWSNHGNCHSSLVPALITTSGYGNTRKKRDILDSGDIIGYCVQFQLTSLTKGCQESLGPHTQWMQYLRQGHHVCVRCQPPALANGQQHCAGDGEENTDDRRQSLQWQAVGNPRCKGVWRRVGRLEACSCPTVHSFLFI, encoded by the exons ATGCCAGGTTCAGGTCTGAGGAGCAGCGGCTCCGTCACGTTGCTTTGtctcggtgtgtttgtgttccatgCCGCTCCGGGCCGGGCGGACTGCCGGGCCGCGGGCCTGTGCTGCTCCGGCCGCGACCCGTCCTGCACCAGTGAGGGCTGGAGGTCTGACCGCTCCTACGGCCCCTGCTACTGCGACCAGGCCTGCGTCTCCACCCGGGACTGCTGCCACGACTATGAGGCCGCCTGTCCGG cgGTGTCCTGCGTGGTGAGTGAGTGGACGGAGTGGTCCGGCTGTGCTGAGCCGTGCAGGGCCACAGTTCGCAGGCGGAGCAGGGTCATCGTGCAGGAGCCGCTCAATGCAGGGAAACCCTGTCCCCATCTGGAGGAACACGCTGGCTGTGCAGAGTACTGGTCAAATCACGGGAACTGTCACAGCTCACTGG TTCCAGCTCTTATAACCACAAGTGGCTATGGCAACAcgaggaagaaaagagacatCCTCGACAGCGGCGACATTATCGG gTATTGTGTCCAGTTTCAGTTGACCTCTCTGACAAAAGGGTGCCAGGAGAGTCTGGGCCCACACACCCAGTGGATGCAGTACCTGAGGCAGGGccaccatgtgtgtgtgaggtgccAGCCGCCTGCTCTCGCTAATGGGCAGCAACACTGTGCTGGAGACGGTGAGGAAAACACAGACGACAG GAGACAGTCTCTCCAGTGGCAGGCGGTGGGAAACCCTCGATGTAAGGGAGTGTGGAGACGTGTGGGCAGGTTGGAGGCCTGCTCCTGCCCAACAGTCCACAGCTTCCTCTTCATCTGA